A genomic region of Pyrus communis chromosome 14, drPyrComm1.1, whole genome shotgun sequence contains the following coding sequences:
- the LOC137714372 gene encoding uncharacterized protein, translating into MEWKRTIELDIAGIKMRWKRPEFGTLKVNCDVAWNPQSHEDGAGWVIRDFVGLLHSAGGSRDMYSHSDEMPEATALRAVMQECAKEGIHSIEIETDAKTIVHMINKETGTDASLETMIHDIWNLAQTFQNATFTYAHQKCNHAAHVVASYFSKYGDDSVPVSRSLPLNPPALRMCPCLMKK; encoded by the exons ATGGAATGGAAAAGAACCATTGAACTTGATATTGCTGGGATAAAGATGAGATGGAAAAGACCAGAGTTTGGGACACTTAAAGTGAATTGTGACGTAGCTTGGAATCCACAATCACATGAAGATGGAGCAGGATGGGTTATAAGGGACTTTGTTGGCCTGCTGCACTCTGCAGGAGGATCGAGAGACATGTACTCTCATTCTGATGAAATGCCTGAAGCTACTGCGTTGAGGGCAGTGATGCAGGAATGTGCAAAAGAAGGCATCCATTCTATTGAGATTGAAACTGATGCAAAGACAATCGTGCATATGATCAATAAAGAAACTGGAACAGATGCATCTTTGGAGACTATGATTCACGACATCTGGAATCTTGCTCAAACATTCCAAAATGCAACGTTCACGTATGCCCATCAGAAGTGCAACCACGCCGCTCATGTTGTTGCCTCTTATTTCTCTAAGTATGGAG ATGATAGTGTTCCGGTGTCCAGATCGCTGCCATTGAACCCACCTGCACTGCGCATGTGTCCATGTCTGATGAAGAAATGA